The following coding sequences lie in one Palaemon carinicauda isolate YSFRI2023 chromosome 7, ASM3689809v2, whole genome shotgun sequence genomic window:
- the LOC137643761 gene encoding sericin-2-like — MNKSSNSSGDTSGYTSIDNSSDSSRDNSSDSSCYSSSDTSRDNSSYNSSSYNSSSYNSSYSSINSDTSSYGSSISDISSYSSNDTSSYNSSDTSSYSSIYSINDTSSDIAVIIVG; from the exons ATGAAtaaaagtagtaatagtagtggtgaTACTAGTGGTTATACTAGTATTGAtaatagtagtgatagtagtagggATAATAGTAGCGATAGTAGttgttatagtagtagtgatactagtagggataatagtagttataatagtagtagttataatagtagtagttataatagtagttatagtagtattaacagtgatactagtagttatggTAGTAGTATTAGTGATATTAGTAGTTATAGCAGTAATGATACTAGTAGTTAtaatagtagtgatactagtagttatagtagtatttATAGTATTAATGATACTAGTAGTGATATAGCAGTGATAATA GTTGGATGA